A genomic window from Chlorobium phaeobacteroides DSM 266 includes:
- the tyrS gene encoding tyrosine--tRNA ligase — protein sequence MRFPILKEQLDIITANTVEIISINELEQKLAESIKTDKPLKIKLGADPSRPDLHLGHSVVLGKLRQFQDLGHEAILIIGDFTAMIGDPSGKSKTRPQLSAEEARQNGVSYFEQASKILDPEKTTICYNADWLGAMKFADVIRLSSHYTVARMLERDDFERRYRSNEPISIHEFLYPLAQGMDSVHLENDVELGGTDQKFNLLVGRDLQREYGIKPQVCITMPLLVGTAGEEKMSKSLGNAVCFNDLPSDMYGKLLSIPDALIAPYCKLLLPGGNANGNVILDRIVDSPRDAKRTLAREIVAQYYSAEQADDAETHFDQVFVHKKTPDNIELFEFESQSLPLVDLLVILGAYTSKSEARRMIQQKAVLVNDVKVEDTNTLVALEDKPTIIKAGKRKFFKVAAKKSF from the coding sequence ATGCGTTTTCCAATCCTCAAGGAACAGCTTGATATCATTACCGCCAATACCGTAGAAATCATCAGCATCAATGAACTTGAACAGAAGCTGGCCGAAAGCATTAAAACTGACAAACCGCTGAAAATCAAGCTTGGCGCCGATCCATCACGACCTGATTTGCACCTTGGACATTCTGTAGTACTTGGAAAGTTACGGCAATTTCAGGATCTCGGCCACGAGGCCATTCTGATTATCGGTGATTTTACGGCAATGATCGGCGACCCTTCCGGTAAAAGCAAAACAAGACCGCAGCTTTCGGCAGAAGAAGCCCGGCAGAACGGAGTCAGTTATTTTGAACAGGCTTCAAAAATTCTCGACCCTGAAAAAACCACGATCTGCTATAATGCCGACTGGCTCGGAGCAATGAAATTCGCCGACGTAATCCGTCTATCGAGCCACTACACTGTTGCGCGAATGCTTGAACGCGATGATTTCGAACGCAGATACCGTTCGAACGAACCTATTTCCATTCACGAATTTCTCTACCCTCTGGCTCAGGGCATGGATTCGGTTCACCTTGAAAATGACGTAGAGCTTGGAGGAACAGACCAGAAGTTCAATCTGCTTGTCGGGCGCGACCTGCAGCGCGAATACGGCATCAAACCTCAGGTCTGCATCACCATGCCGCTTCTTGTGGGTACCGCAGGAGAAGAAAAAATGTCGAAATCGCTCGGTAACGCCGTCTGTTTCAATGACCTGCCCTCCGACATGTACGGCAAACTGCTCTCAATTCCCGATGCACTTATTGCCCCTTACTGCAAACTGCTGCTTCCGGGAGGAAACGCAAACGGCAACGTTATTCTTGATCGGATAGTCGACAGCCCGAGAGATGCCAAAAGAACTCTTGCCAGAGAGATCGTAGCGCAGTACTATTCCGCAGAGCAAGCCGACGATGCCGAAACACATTTCGACCAGGTTTTTGTACATAAAAAAACACCGGACAATATTGAGCTCTTCGAATTCGAAAGCCAGTCCCTGCCTCTGGTTGATCTGCTGGTAATCCTTGGAGCCTACACCTCAAAAAGCGAAGCAAGAAGGATGATCCAGCAAAAAGCAGTGCTCGTTAATGATGTAAAAGTCGAAGACACGAATACGCTTGTCGCTCTTGAAGACAAGCCAACAATTATCAAAGCGGGAAAAAGGAAATTTTTTAAAGTAGCTGCAAAAAAATCATTTTGA
- the smpB gene encoding SsrA-binding protein SmpB, translating into MSKKQQPQTFVQAIHNRKARFEFHILETMVAGIELLGSEVKSVRQGKASLNESYAMIHHGEVWLENMQITPYEHNHLDTLEAKRSRKLLLNREEIRKLETKINEKGLTLVPLKAFFNNRGILKIEIALAKGKKLYDKRETIKSRDAERQLQQLKKTY; encoded by the coding sequence GTGTCAAAAAAACAACAGCCGCAAACCTTTGTGCAGGCGATCCATAATCGAAAAGCCCGCTTTGAATTTCATATTCTCGAAACCATGGTGGCCGGTATCGAACTGCTTGGCAGCGAAGTAAAATCGGTTCGTCAGGGAAAGGCAAGCCTGAATGAAAGCTACGCCATGATCCATCACGGTGAGGTATGGCTGGAGAATATGCAGATTACCCCTTATGAGCACAACCATCTCGACACGCTTGAAGCGAAGCGAAGCCGGAAACTGCTCCTTAACCGGGAGGAGATCAGAAAACTTGAAACAAAAATCAATGAGAAGGGATTGACCCTGGTACCATTGAAAGCTTTTTTCAATAATCGCGGCATTCTGAAGATCGAAATTGCTCTGGCAAAAGGCAAAAAACTCTACGATAAACGCGAAACCATCAAATCAAGAGATGCTGAACGGCAACTGCAGCAACTGAAAAAAACCTATTAA
- a CDS encoding FAD-binding oxidoreductase has protein sequence MIFKNDPASIQSFLEDTSNIRTGATPGVYFPENAADIAGLLKEAAHLQRRYTIAGNGTGTTGGRIPDGSYVISMQNLRSIGEIRELTPTEALITVEAGALLEDIQKKTQHTGWLYPPDPTETLCFIGSTIANNSSGSRSFKYGPTRNHIRRILAVLPEGDILNLTRGEIVADRNGMFHLDLPVAGQVTFSRPDYPMPATSKHNAGYYSREGMDLVDLFIGSEGTLGVIIEADLILIREPEKFFSCMIFFQDIDDLFRFVAAIKQPEAIVSPRVVELFDENSLLFLQKQYPNIPHDVKGAIFIEQETTRNDEDHHLEAWLELMERHRALSDASWVALDRKAQQELTAFRHALPILVNEWLSKQQESKISTDMAVPDSVFRELFDFYTETCRKNGFAYIIFGHIGNAHVHLNILPRNRDEFMHAKKLYLDFVDKVLKLGGTLSAEHGIGKLKAEYLVRMYGEKGIQEMATIKKSLDPFLVLNIGNLIPVSYLKTANH, from the coding sequence ATGATCTTTAAAAATGACCCTGCTTCCATTCAGAGTTTTCTTGAGGATACCAGCAATATCAGAACGGGCGCTACCCCCGGAGTCTATTTTCCTGAAAACGCTGCCGACATCGCAGGTCTTCTCAAAGAGGCTGCGCATCTTCAGCGACGCTATACCATAGCCGGAAACGGAACAGGAACAACCGGCGGAAGAATTCCTGACGGCAGTTATGTCATCTCCATGCAGAACCTCAGGAGTATCGGCGAAATCAGAGAATTGACACCGACTGAAGCCCTTATTACCGTCGAAGCTGGAGCACTGCTTGAGGATATTCAGAAAAAAACTCAGCATACGGGGTGGTTATACCCTCCCGACCCGACCGAAACGCTCTGCTTTATCGGAAGCACCATTGCCAACAACTCCTCCGGTTCACGCTCGTTCAAATACGGACCGACACGAAACCATATCCGCAGAATTCTTGCGGTTCTTCCCGAAGGGGATATCCTGAATCTTACCCGCGGGGAGATAGTTGCCGACCGGAACGGCATGTTTCACCTTGACCTCCCTGTTGCAGGACAAGTCACCTTCAGCCGTCCTGACTACCCGATGCCCGCAACCTCCAAGCACAACGCCGGGTATTATTCCCGCGAAGGCATGGATCTTGTCGATCTGTTCATCGGATCGGAGGGAACGCTCGGCGTCATTATCGAGGCTGACCTGATACTGATCCGCGAACCTGAAAAATTTTTTTCGTGCATGATTTTTTTTCAGGATATCGACGATCTTTTCCGTTTTGTTGCCGCAATCAAACAACCCGAAGCAATCGTTTCGCCAAGAGTTGTTGAACTGTTCGACGAAAACTCCCTGCTCTTTCTGCAGAAACAGTATCCGAATATTCCACACGATGTAAAGGGGGCGATCTTTATTGAACAGGAGACAACGCGAAACGATGAAGATCACCACCTCGAAGCATGGCTTGAACTCATGGAACGGCATCGCGCGCTTTCGGATGCATCATGGGTAGCGCTTGACCGGAAAGCGCAGCAGGAACTCACCGCATTCCGCCATGCATTGCCGATTCTGGTTAATGAGTGGCTAAGCAAGCAGCAGGAGAGCAAAATCAGTACCGACATGGCCGTCCCGGACAGCGTATTTCGCGAGCTTTTCGATTTCTATACTGAAACTTGCAGGAAGAACGGCTTCGCCTATATTATTTTCGGACATATCGGCAACGCCCATGTTCACCTGAATATTCTGCCCCGCAACAGAGATGAGTTTATGCATGCAAAAAAGCTTTATCTTGACTTTGTCGATAAAGTACTTAAACTCGGGGGCACGCTTTCTGCCGAACACGGTATCGGAAAACTCAAAGCGGAATATCTTGTCAGAATGTATGGCGAAAAAGGAATACAGGAGATGGCGACAATAAAAAAAAGTCTCGATCCCTTTCTGGTACTCAATATCGGAAATCTTATCCCGGTATCGTATCTGAAAACAGCAAACCATTGA
- the mrdA gene encoding penicillin-binding protein 2 has protein sequence MDKIQRGTPLVSSLVIVVFVVLLGRLFYIQVLNFQELGSISTTNSIRRLWIQPPRGRMIDKNGIVMVDNQPLYSVKIIPAEFNKSKTRYLARLIRIPVGELADKIEKGYKFNRFTATTVSKNIDQISMSRLSENLWKLPGVLLEADNKRKYRPGLYGSHLFGYLRPIGKEQLEKLASDDYSPDDKIGYSGLEKFYEDRLSGQKGARFEMINPLGKFAGKYNDGNSDIPVIRGDDLYLCIDSGLQQLTEELLRKTGKSGAVVAIDPSTGGVLALASAPDYDLEIFNGSTEKNEWNKIIGSPQKPLFNRTVQAVYPPGSIYKMVLAMAAIEEKAMDPSTKIYDSGSFTYGNRQFRNHGGHGLGQVDMTKAIVQSSNVYFFNLIFKTGFENWTKYGKMFGFGEKTGIDLPGERSGLLPSPAYYNKRYGIGKWTKGNTISLAIGQGELGTTPVQLASYVAAIANNGTWSQPHIVKGYRDTETGKYVGLSYEQRKLPISDKTFVFIKNAMRGVVLQGTGTLANIADITVAGKTGTAQNPHGQDHAWFIAFAPLDHPKIAIAVLVENAGYGGSISAPIARELIKYAIKGGTLPTRTGKPTVKPSDSSGTVNTDSISTAPKVQTDTPPVPHEPEDNGTVEPQSEGATNDL, from the coding sequence ATGGATAAAATTCAACGAGGCACGCCACTCGTATCTTCCCTTGTCATCGTTGTTTTTGTTGTTCTTCTTGGCAGACTTTTCTACATCCAGGTTCTGAATTTCCAGGAACTCGGGTCAATCTCGACAACAAACAGCATAAGAAGACTCTGGATTCAGCCGCCAAGAGGTCGAATGATCGATAAAAACGGCATCGTCATGGTGGATAATCAACCACTCTATTCGGTAAAAATTATTCCGGCCGAATTCAATAAATCAAAGACGCGCTATCTGGCAAGGCTGATACGAATTCCTGTCGGAGAACTTGCCGATAAAATCGAAAAGGGTTATAAGTTCAACCGTTTCACTGCTACAACGGTCAGCAAAAACATCGATCAGATATCGATGTCCCGATTGAGCGAAAATCTCTGGAAACTCCCGGGAGTGCTCCTTGAGGCGGATAACAAACGAAAATATCGACCCGGTCTCTATGGGTCCCATCTGTTCGGTTATTTGCGTCCCATCGGAAAAGAGCAGCTTGAAAAGCTTGCGTCTGACGATTATTCGCCTGATGACAAAATCGGATACAGCGGACTGGAAAAGTTTTATGAAGACCGTTTGAGCGGCCAGAAGGGAGCTCGATTCGAAATGATAAATCCTCTGGGCAAATTTGCAGGGAAGTATAATGACGGCAATAGTGATATTCCGGTAATAAGAGGTGACGACCTCTATCTCTGTATTGACAGCGGGCTGCAACAGCTTACTGAAGAGTTACTTCGAAAAACCGGAAAATCAGGGGCCGTGGTAGCCATCGATCCCTCAACAGGAGGAGTTCTTGCTCTGGCAAGCGCACCGGATTATGACCTTGAAATTTTCAACGGCTCTACAGAAAAAAATGAATGGAACAAAATTATTGGCTCTCCTCAAAAACCACTCTTCAATCGCACCGTCCAGGCTGTTTATCCTCCGGGATCGATCTATAAAATGGTTCTTGCCATGGCCGCTATCGAGGAAAAGGCTATGGATCCTTCAACAAAAATTTACGACAGCGGATCCTTCACCTATGGCAACCGCCAGTTCCGCAACCACGGAGGACACGGGCTTGGACAGGTTGATATGACAAAAGCCATCGTCCAGTCAAGCAACGTATATTTTTTTAACCTTATCTTTAAAACCGGTTTTGAAAACTGGACCAAGTACGGAAAAATGTTTGGATTCGGTGAAAAAACCGGCATTGATCTTCCTGGCGAACGATCAGGCCTTCTCCCCTCGCCCGCATACTATAACAAGCGTTATGGTATCGGTAAATGGACGAAAGGCAACACGATCAGTCTTGCCATCGGACAGGGGGAACTCGGAACGACGCCTGTTCAGCTTGCCTCCTATGTAGCGGCTATTGCCAATAACGGGACATGGAGTCAGCCGCACATTGTTAAAGGGTACCGCGACACCGAAACCGGCAAATATGTTGGGCTTTCATACGAGCAGCGCAAGCTGCCCATATCAGATAAAACCTTTGTATTCATAAAAAATGCAATGCGAGGCGTCGTTTTGCAAGGAACAGGAACGCTTGCAAATATTGCCGACATTACTGTCGCCGGTAAAACAGGTACCGCACAAAACCCTCATGGCCAGGATCATGCATGGTTCATTGCATTTGCACCTCTTGACCATCCGAAAATAGCAATCGCGGTACTGGTTGAAAATGCAGGCTACGGCGGCTCGATATCAGCACCGATAGCCCGGGAATTGATCAAATACGCGATCAAGGGGGGAACGCTGCCAACTCGAACCGGCAAACCAACCGTGAAGCCGAGTGACAGTTCCGGCACAGTCAACACGGATTCGATATCGACAGCGCCGAAAGTTCAGACCGACACCCCGCCAGTCCCGCATGAACCGGAAGATAATGGCACTGTTGAACCGCAAAGTGAGGGGGCCACGAATGATCTTTAA
- the mreC gene encoding rod shape-determining protein MreC — protein sequence MQKFFRFFIKHNAYLLLLLYCGIGLLFIKLEKVDILSRLRQNSAEFEAFVSDRLMSYSSFWNLKKENEQLLRVNAELVAKNISLQTASRDFYARQKLLSDSTINTQNFKIARVIDRRFSSTDNSLLIDAGSNDGIRPDMSVLTPDGLVGRIVFVSKHYAKVMPVIHPDFKVSVFSDKSGATGLLSWKGGKEHIAQIEHIPLSSHITLNETILTTDFSTFSPRGVPLGRVISIKPDKLFYAIDIWLAVDFSSLTHVLVAPLKVDTEKEEMIHHTELEDKQP from the coding sequence GTGCAGAAGTTCTTCAGGTTTTTTATAAAACATAACGCTTACCTGCTCCTGCTGCTCTACTGCGGCATCGGCTTGTTGTTCATCAAGCTTGAGAAAGTCGACATACTCTCCCGTCTTCGTCAGAACAGTGCCGAATTCGAAGCATTCGTCTCGGACAGGCTCATGAGCTACAGCTCTTTCTGGAACCTGAAAAAAGAAAATGAGCAACTTCTGCGAGTGAATGCCGAACTGGTAGCAAAAAATATTTCGCTGCAAACTGCTTCGCGTGACTTTTATGCCCGACAAAAACTCCTTTCAGACAGCACCATCAACACACAGAACTTTAAAATCGCACGAGTTATTGACCGTCGATTCAGCTCTACGGATAACTCTCTGTTGATTGATGCCGGCTCAAACGACGGGATTCGTCCCGATATGAGCGTCCTGACTCCTGACGGGCTTGTGGGACGAATTGTCTTTGTTTCAAAGCATTACGCAAAGGTCATGCCGGTTATCCATCCCGATTTCAAGGTCAGCGTCTTTTCCGACAAGAGCGGAGCCACAGGCCTGCTCTCATGGAAGGGGGGCAAAGAGCATATAGCCCAGATTGAACATATCCCTTTAAGCAGCCACATTACCCTTAACGAAACCATACTGACAACAGACTTCAGCACATTTTCCCCAAGGGGGGTTCCTCTCGGAAGGGTAATCAGCATTAAACCTGACAAACTTTTTTATGCAATTGATATCTGGCTTGCCGTTGATTTTTCATCATTAACCCATGTACTGGTTGCGCCCCTGAAAGTGGATACTGAAAAGGAAGAGATGATCCATCATACTGAACTGGAAGACAAACAACCCTAA
- a CDS encoding co-chaperone GroES has translation MVQQVNITDKFIVVGDRVLIKPKSLDERTKSGLYLPPGIQEKAKIQSGYVVKAGPGYPVGPPPDSDEPWKERNSGAQYIPLQAKAGDLAIFIQNSSYEIEYEDIRYIIVPNAAILLLIREDDDLEDYLK, from the coding sequence ATGGTACAACAGGTAAATATAACAGATAAATTTATTGTTGTCGGAGATAGAGTTTTAATCAAGCCGAAATCTCTCGATGAAAGAACAAAATCAGGACTTTATCTGCCTCCAGGCATTCAGGAAAAAGCGAAAATTCAGAGCGGCTATGTTGTCAAAGCCGGCCCTGGGTACCCTGTTGGTCCTCCTCCTGATTCTGACGAGCCATGGAAAGAACGGAATTCAGGGGCACAGTACATTCCTTTGCAGGCAAAAGCCGGTGATCTGGCGATATTCATTCAGAACAGCTCCTATGAAATTGAGTATGAGGATATTCGTTATATCATTGTTCCAAATGCGGCAATTCTTCTGCTTATCAGGGAAGATGACGATCTTGAAGACTATCTGAAATAG
- the nadA gene encoding quinolinate synthase NadA has product MAASGELAGKIGLLKKEMNAIVLAHYYTLPEIQQVADVVGDSLALARAAEKNSADVIVFAGVYFMAETAKIINPDKLVLMPDLYAGCPLADSCPVGEFRAFKQRHPDALVITYINSTAEIKSLSDITCTSSNAEHIIRQIPEERTIIFGPDRNLGGYIMKKLGREMLLWQGFCYVHEAFREACILQACRENPQAELIAHPECREEVLRHAAFIGSTQALLDYTVSAPASSFIVATEPGILYEMQRRSPKKQFIAAPKDPENPRSVCKQMKQNTLEKLYQCMLDRSPEIIVPDDLRVLALRPIKKMLEMS; this is encoded by the coding sequence ATGGCAGCTTCCGGAGAACTGGCCGGAAAGATTGGCCTTTTGAAAAAAGAGATGAACGCCATCGTTCTTGCCCACTATTACACGCTGCCGGAAATTCAGCAGGTTGCCGATGTTGTGGGTGACAGCCTTGCGCTTGCGCGTGCTGCCGAAAAAAACAGCGCTGATGTGATTGTTTTTGCCGGCGTCTACTTCATGGCCGAGACGGCAAAAATTATCAACCCCGACAAGCTTGTACTCATGCCGGATCTCTATGCGGGCTGTCCTCTTGCAGACAGTTGTCCTGTCGGCGAGTTCAGAGCATTTAAACAACGGCATCCGGATGCTCTTGTTATAACGTATATCAACTCAACGGCTGAAATCAAGTCGCTCTCCGATATTACCTGCACCTCATCCAATGCCGAGCATATCATTCGGCAGATACCGGAAGAGCGGACAATTATTTTTGGCCCCGATCGCAACCTCGGAGGCTACATCATGAAAAAACTCGGCAGGGAGATGCTGCTCTGGCAGGGATTCTGCTATGTACATGAGGCATTTCGTGAAGCATGCATTCTGCAGGCATGCAGGGAAAACCCTCAAGCCGAATTGATTGCCCATCCGGAATGTCGCGAGGAGGTCTTGCGCCATGCTGCTTTCATCGGATCAACCCAGGCTCTTCTTGATTATACGGTTTCAGCCCCGGCGTCATCGTTTATTGTAGCTACTGAACCCGGTATTCTCTACGAAATGCAGCGCCGTTCGCCGAAAAAGCAGTTTATTGCGGCTCCCAAAGACCCGGAGAACCCGAGAAGCGTCTGTAAGCAGATGAAGCAGAACACTCTCGAAAAGCTCTACCAGTGCATGCTCGACAGGTCGCCTGAAATTATCGTGCCGGATGACCTTCGGGTTCTTGCGCTCAGACCCATCAAAAAAATGCTTGAAATGTCATGA
- a CDS encoding pentapeptide repeat-containing protein, producing MANPEHLATLHKGVETWNRWRQEERVLRPDLSGADLWGANLRGVNFSGSVLRGAILTDADLGSADLRGADLSEANLGGTDLSKSTIDTATRYETVIGCDVGVNGFYSQATDSAALMRIDPPGNSMQGANVNAVIESLNVARKLHTFSLILAGIALLFIVIKPKSITLPYLAGSFRFDALSYAFLATILSTGMLMLVATFIDSALQGVRYLNDRRSAMTVAHFPWLLSKYEHDPGVSRKSRVMRFLLSYHPVVYLYFFVKWESVFTGDWEAIARHYMELPVILAEVLLPFFFVMLMMLCRNIYRLSEGFQKPILFDTATERDRRSDMERLAEAVEKQSSTIGVLIQLLEEKRGVKER from the coding sequence ATGGCAAATCCGGAACATCTGGCAACGCTGCATAAAGGTGTTGAAACCTGGAACCGATGGAGGCAGGAAGAGCGGGTGCTTCGCCCCGATCTCAGCGGCGCTGATCTGTGGGGCGCGAATCTCAGAGGGGTGAATTTCAGCGGTTCGGTTCTTCGCGGAGCAATACTTACCGATGCTGATCTGGGTTCGGCGGATCTTCGGGGAGCCGATTTGAGCGAAGCAAACCTCGGAGGAACTGATTTGAGTAAAAGTACTATCGATACAGCTACCCGGTATGAAACGGTTATCGGTTGCGATGTCGGTGTGAACGGGTTTTATTCACAGGCAACCGACTCCGCTGCCCTCATGCGTATCGATCCTCCAGGAAACTCCATGCAGGGCGCCAATGTCAACGCTGTTATTGAAAGTCTGAACGTCGCCAGAAAACTGCACACGTTTTCCCTGATTCTGGCCGGCATCGCCCTTCTTTTCATTGTCATCAAGCCCAAATCGATAACCTTGCCCTATCTTGCAGGTTCCTTCAGGTTTGATGCGCTCAGTTACGCTTTTCTTGCCACCATTCTTTCGACAGGAATGTTGATGCTCGTGGCGACCTTTATTGATTCGGCGCTGCAGGGCGTGCGCTATCTGAACGATCGCAGATCAGCCATGACGGTTGCGCACTTCCCCTGGTTGCTCTCGAAATACGAGCATGATCCCGGTGTAAGCCGCAAATCGAGGGTCATGCGTTTTCTGCTCAGCTATCATCCTGTTGTCTATCTCTATTTTTTTGTAAAATGGGAGTCGGTTTTCACAGGAGACTGGGAGGCCATTGCCCGGCACTATATGGAGCTTCCGGTCATTCTTGCAGAAGTGCTGCTGCCGTTTTTCTTTGTTATGCTGATGATGCTCTGCAGGAACATCTACCGTCTTTCGGAGGGTTTTCAGAAACCTATTCTTTTTGATACCGCAACTGAACGTGACCGGCGGAGCGACATGGAACGACTTGCCGAGGCTGTAGAAAAACAGTCATCAACTATCGGGGTTCTCATACAGCTTCTCGAAGAGAAACGGGGAGTGAAGGAGAGATAA
- the bshB1 gene encoding bacillithiol biosynthesis deacetylase BshB1 — MERSSEKVYALAFGAHPDDVELSCGATLLKIIGEGKNVVVCDLTRGELGTLGSPENRQIEAEKAKEIMGYSSRISLDLGDGKLFYNEPNLLQIISVIRQFRPEVVFSNPPDERHPDHMKASRLVSEAVYYAGLKQLETTWHGITQAPFRPRHLLFYIQFKHLEPDFIVDISETFATSRKGILAFGSQFYREDCAGEPETLINRKEFLTSLEARARYLGEQIGVMYGEGMLLHGKMAVNNFSTLFSGNSVM; from the coding sequence ATGGAGAGATCGTCTGAAAAAGTCTACGCACTGGCTTTCGGAGCTCATCCTGATGACGTGGAACTTTCCTGTGGAGCGACCCTCCTGAAAATCATCGGTGAAGGCAAAAACGTTGTCGTATGCGATCTGACCAGAGGCGAGCTCGGAACGCTTGGCTCCCCTGAAAACCGTCAAATCGAAGCGGAAAAGGCCAAAGAGATCATGGGCTACAGCAGCCGTATCTCGCTTGATCTTGGCGACGGCAAGCTGTTCTATAACGAACCGAATCTGCTGCAAATCATCAGTGTTATCAGGCAATTCAGGCCTGAAGTCGTTTTTTCCAACCCTCCTGATGAACGGCATCCCGACCACATGAAGGCATCAAGGCTGGTTTCAGAAGCGGTTTACTATGCCGGCCTGAAACAACTTGAAACCACATGGCATGGCATCACACAGGCACCCTTCAGGCCTCGCCACCTGCTCTTCTACATCCAGTTCAAACACCTGGAACCGGATTTTATTGTTGATATTTCGGAAACGTTTGCAACATCAAGAAAAGGAATACTTGCCTTCGGTTCGCAGTTTTACAGGGAAGACTGTGCAGGTGAACCGGAAACCCTCATTAATCGCAAGGAATTTCTCACCAGTCTTGAAGCGCGAGCCAGATATTTAGGTGAGCAGATCGGCGTCATGTACGGCGAAGGAATGCTGCTGCACGGTAAAATGGCCGTCAACAACTTCAGTACACTTTTTTCAGGAAACTCTGTAATGTAA
- the dut gene encoding dUTP diphosphatase — MLKVKIVRLNEKALLPVYATTHAAGMDVAACLEENVVVLPFETALIPSGFAIELPEGYEAQLRPRSGLALRHLISLPNTPATIDADYRGEVKIILINYGQEPFVVHHGDRVAQMVVAKVERVFFDEVLTLASSSRADGGFGHTGIAGNPESKA; from the coding sequence ATGCTTAAGGTAAAGATTGTTCGGTTAAACGAGAAAGCTCTTTTGCCGGTTTATGCAACAACGCATGCCGCAGGTATGGACGTTGCCGCATGTCTTGAGGAAAATGTTGTGGTACTGCCCTTTGAAACGGCACTGATTCCTTCCGGATTTGCCATTGAACTTCCCGAAGGATATGAAGCTCAGCTTCGTCCGAGAAGTGGTTTGGCACTTCGTCATCTGATTTCGCTGCCGAATACTCCTGCAACCATCGATGCCGATTATCGGGGAGAGGTTAAAATCATTCTCATCAATTATGGACAAGAGCCTTTTGTTGTACATCATGGCGACAGGGTGGCTCAGATGGTCGTGGCAAAAGTGGAAAGGGTGTTTTTTGATGAAGTATTAACGCTTGCCTCATCGTCAAGAGCGGATGGTGGATTTGGTCATACCGGAATAGCGGGAAATCCGGAATCGAAAGCGTAA
- the csmH gene encoding chlorosome envelope protein H, with protein sequence MASDELNKPGAVKPAPKDSSESNVGNGDMAHLISNMGILIDSTIASVQDMISIVSSTTGQLIDGVSSTINSEPVKEIIHNVNSVSGQLIEGVNSVSGQLIEGVTATLKSEQVQSSVQELGKLWTSLLENLNSTVNSGQVQSLFENVSSGLSQLAGNVFSPGGMSISMSDDKHKKEVKQIPFCQKPSAPAANPVTAPIPSTTIPEESPKQANSPLKP encoded by the coding sequence ATGGCATCTGATGAACTCAACAAACCTGGGGCAGTAAAACCCGCCCCGAAAGATAGCTCTGAAAGCAATGTGGGCAACGGTGATATGGCTCATCTGATAAGCAACATGGGCATCCTGATCGATTCGACGATAGCATCGGTTCAGGACATGATCAGTATAGTCAGCTCCACAACCGGTCAGCTCATTGATGGCGTAAGCTCGACCATTAATTCCGAACCGGTCAAGGAGATCATTCACAATGTCAACTCGGTATCGGGACAACTGATCGAAGGAGTTAATTCCGTTTCAGGACAGTTGATTGAAGGCGTAACCGCGACGCTGAAATCCGAACAGGTTCAAAGCTCTGTCCAGGAACTCGGCAAACTCTGGACCAGTCTGCTTGAAAACCTCAATTCAACGGTCAATTCAGGTCAGGTACAGAGTCTTTTCGAAAATGTCAGTTCAGGCCTGAGTCAACTGGCGGGAAATGTTTTTTCTCCTGGAGGAATGAGTATCTCAATGTCGGATGACAAACATAAAAAAGAGGTCAAACAGATCCCTTTCTGTCAGAAACCTTCAGCTCCCGCTGCAAATCCGGTTACAGCGCCGATACCTTCAACTACAATACCTGAAGAGAGTCCGAAACAGGCAAACTCCCCATTGAAACCCTGA